A genomic stretch from Aquila chrysaetos chrysaetos chromosome 1, bAquChr1.4, whole genome shotgun sequence includes:
- the LOC115341132 gene encoding uncharacterized protein LOC115341132 isoform X1 yields the protein MPSRGAGNVPPGAGGGQGIAPASAPQPPPRRDADKPRGLAAAPRGCCCRLARSVAAGSRKSCPSPVLWNGSWAAGSASKNVEQCRGQPKSHFLLAPRTFPGDSSLAEAGKFAASALDKIQTVAAKTVPSPGRGGGGLQQSGGACGRAGVPVARGGCKLEKLQEPLRDEEQLRPGAETPQAPERGKKRSGLSSLVAINLRSHLSQREENTAVRPS from the exons ATGCCGTCGAGGGGCGCTGGAAACGTGCCCCCCGGCGCGGGCGGGGGCCAGGGCATCGCCCCCGCCTCTGCCCCGCAGCCGCCTCCCCGCCGGGATGCGGACAAGCCCCGGGGGCTGGCGGCTGCGccccggggctgctgctgccgcctcgCTAGATCTGTCGCTGCTGGCTCCAGAAAAAGCTGTCCAAGTCCTGTTCTCTGGAACGGCTCCTGGGCCGCGGGATCCGCGTCCAAAAATGTTGAGCAATGCCGCGGACAGCCAAAAAGCCATTTCCTACTTGCTCCTAGGACTTTTCCAGGGGACTCCAGCCTGGCAGAGGCTGGCAAGTTTGCAGCCTCCGCTCTTGACAAAATCCAAACGGTGGCCGCGAAGACCGTGCCCTCCCCCGGGAGAGGAGGCGGTGGGCTCCAGCAGTCCGGCGGGGCATGCGGCAGGGCTGGCGTTCCCGTTGCGAGAGGGGGCTGTAAGCTGGAAAAGCTCCAG GAACCCCTGCGTGATGAAGAGCAGCTACGGCCTGGAGCAGAAACCCCTCAAGCCcctgagagagggaaaaagcGGAGCGGCCTCTCATCGCTTGTTGCTATAAATCTGCGCTCGCATCTGTCGCAGAGGGAGGAGAACACAGCAGTGAGGCCTTCCTGA
- the LOC115341132 gene encoding uncharacterized protein LOC115341132 isoform X2 — MPSRGAGNVPPGAGGGQGIAPASAPQPPPRRDADKPRGLAAAPRGCCCRLARSVAAGSRKSCPSPVLWNGSWAAGSASKNVEQCRGQPKSHFLLAPRTFPGDSSLAEAGKFAASALDKIQTVAAKTVPSPGRGGGGLQQSGGACGRAGVPVARGGCKLEKLQTLQDGGSGAGLGVHGHSVSLWMGSLIWKRICGFLASFVHR, encoded by the exons ATGCCGTCGAGGGGCGCTGGAAACGTGCCCCCCGGCGCGGGCGGGGGCCAGGGCATCGCCCCCGCCTCTGCCCCGCAGCCGCCTCCCCGCCGGGATGCGGACAAGCCCCGGGGGCTGGCGGCTGCGccccggggctgctgctgccgcctcgCTAGATCTGTCGCTGCTGGCTCCAGAAAAAGCTGTCCAAGTCCTGTTCTCTGGAACGGCTCCTGGGCCGCGGGATCCGCGTCCAAAAATGTTGAGCAATGCCGCGGACAGCCAAAAAGCCATTTCCTACTTGCTCCTAGGACTTTTCCAGGGGACTCCAGCCTGGCAGAGGCTGGCAAGTTTGCAGCCTCCGCTCTTGACAAAATCCAAACGGTGGCCGCGAAGACCGTGCCCTCCCCCGGGAGAGGAGGCGGTGGGCTCCAGCAGTCCGGCGGGGCATGCGGCAGGGCTGGCGTTCCCGTTGCGAGAGGGGGCTGTAAGCTGGAAAAGCTCCAG ACCCTCCAGGATGGTGGGTCGGGCGCCGGGCTCGGTGTCCACGGTCACAGTGTGAGTTTATGGATGGGGAGTTTGATCTGGAAACGAATTTGCGGCTTCCTCGCGTCCTTTGTACACCGCTGA